One window of the Osmerus mordax isolate fOsmMor3 chromosome 2, fOsmMor3.pri, whole genome shotgun sequence genome contains the following:
- the tmem41aa gene encoding transmembrane protein 41A-A gives MRSICGLITVIVAATLYLYVLSSYLPKQPRHLHRHAKENVKSSTDPRAESEELRLKFPSDLVELRELAELLQFYKQEHTGYVLLLFCSAYIYKQSFAIPGSSLLNILAGALFGPWQGLSLACILTTVGSTLCYLLSQAFGKHYIIKLFPNKVSMLQGKVEENQNSLFFFLLFLRFFPMTPNWFLNMSAPIFNIPVTFFFFSVFIGLIPYNFICVQMGAMLSEVSSLDDLFSWARLLQLLAIACVALVPGALIRRYHQHRLNLDGSQHNGTAMEKLKTQ, from the exons ATGCGCTCGATTTGTGGATTAATAACTGTAATTGTCGCAGCCACATTGTATCTGTATGTGCTGTCCTCTTATCTTCCCAAACAACCCCGACATCTTCATCGTCATGCGAAGGAAAACGTGAAATCGTCTACTGACCCTCGGGCAGAAAGCGAAGAACTGAG GTTAAAGTTCCCGTCAGACTTGGTGGAGCTCAGAGAGTTGGCGGAGCTGCTGCAGTTCTACAAACAGGAGCACACTGGCTACGTCCTGCTGCTCTTCTGCAGTGCTTACATCTACAAGCAGTCCTTTGCAATCCCCGGGTCCTCCCTTCTG AACATTCTTGCTGGAGCATTGTTTGGCCCATGGCAGGGGTTGTCGCTGGCCTGTATCCTCACAACTGTGGGCTCCACCCTGTGTTACCTCCTATCCCAAGCCTTTGGCAAACACTACATTATCAAGCTCTTCCCAAACAAGGTCTCAATGCTGCAGGGAAAG gtggaggagaaccagaACAGTCTGTTCTTCTTCCTGCTTTTCCTGAGGTTCTTCCCCATGACCCCCAACTGGTTCCTCAACATGTCTGCCCCCATTTTCAACATTCCTGtgactttcttcttcttctctgtctttaTTG GGCTGATCCCATACAACTTCATCTGTGTGCAGATGGGTGCCATGCTGTCGGAGGTGTCCTCCCTGGATGACCTGTTCTCCTGGGCCAGGCTCCTGCAGCTGCTGGCCATAGCCTGTGTGGCGCTGGTACCTGGGGCTCTGATCCGACGCTACCACCAGCACCGCCTCAATCTGGACGGGAGCCAGCACAATGGCACTGCCATGGAAAAGCTGAAGACccagtga